Proteins encoded by one window of Bactrocera oleae isolate idBacOlea1 chromosome 4, idBacOlea1, whole genome shotgun sequence:
- the LOC106614141 gene encoding LOW QUALITY PROTEIN: uncharacterized protein (The sequence of the model RefSeq protein was modified relative to this genomic sequence to represent the inferred CDS: inserted 2 bases in 1 codon; substituted 2 bases at 2 genomic stop codons): protein MNWLALIISISATINIALGCSRVPPGTTSPKSPVDESFMVSIAGNPQSYIPGQKYNVTLIAYNDLSFISFILALESASEADGQSDFGRLGYFEITDLAETRFSPRCPNLVENTNTNVKTRVEVTWVAPSTTGNGCVLIKATVTQHRDVWFMDDGFLTKRICEEEVDDVDTQPTIMDPCCACDEAKYELTFEGKWSRHTHPKDFPANSWRTRFSDIIGASHTIDYRFWTYGELASEGLREVAEHGSTRTLESELKDQSDQIRTIIKARGISYPNVTGKTFAVFRVDSKHHVISLVSMIDPSPDWIVGISGLELCLANCSWVENKVHNLYPWDAGTDSGPSYMSADQPQVPPDVIRRIKSNFPNDPRSPFYDPTGAPMKPLATLHINRRRLYEKTCKKPEEDESEECATYPWGHWSECSAKCGPGTQQRTREYKQPAVARRSKCRSALREEQPCNGRRCGSTNEENTEEGENLDEIQIGPHENPECAISDWSEWSSCSATCGAGVIVRTRHYLNPRAKKKCQKVSRVRLQETRKCEGPECGGDLANAGAEAEANGEGDEAAAEEGNAVENELSEGTSSFYGDNNNGFRQFKSYSQKREDYIPPECGVSPWSDFSPCIGSCGSVGYRQRQRKIWNNDEVYGVVNPKSDGSNPCRHIKREEIVNCTNPACDTIVPHFCYANLKISPCRDGEVTNYWYYDYPTDQCAIFWADKCDKNQNKFPSKEECEGTCRRPRQKLDLQSESLRLEQQPVDCIVSEWDARPCNVTCGEGMLIKTRRVLRRAKYGGKPCPKHLVRLEKCYQSCDEVYTISGGINFGGNTGDPNDYDAVNRNRGTYVSARQVAKKDDCRYSEWTAWTPCTASCGDNSMRQKTRTLLNTEISYRCKDRVRVEKCTVMPCLLESNDQDSEWGEIVCAMLTWLHLLFVFLFIRDSWEICDRRPQGATDERSAVDENFQVLIEGNPKTYIPGQSYNISLSVDVALKFLSFTLVVESEDDNIRPTPDTVGYFELIDKAETRFSTQCENMIESTNANTKVRVSVGWVAPNGGCVLIKAAVLQHRSVWYIDDGFLTKRICAEEIDEVNSQTPALDVCCACDEAKYELIVERKWGRNTHPHDFPAESWRTRFSELIGASHTQDYRFWQYGELASRGLQEMAEHGATRLLEMEIKVTLCNHITXVRXVINYXLQSGNVRTIIKAPGIIYRQNTASTTLANVRVDRENHVISLVSKIEPSPDWILGVAGLELCLENCTWVNEKVLNLYPWDIGTDAGPSYMSPDQPQKPPDVVRRITSTSPNDQRSPFYEETGKPMKALATLYVRRKKLYERECDSGEVMPLECATHPWSTWSECTTRCGPGTQYRTRAYKDPDLAASFSCQVVLRQAQKCIGEQCRIPDVEPDETEAAGCELTPWSTWSVCSRRCGRGYMTRSREYLNPYEREQCLNDNPVELEQRRDCDGRDCGARRTQQDRDEDVDENDNDNLAVEDIERNEEINVNEDEENAADYANRLPQPELFGRRRPEFPNRRTNSLYNGRQTVWGENDNFDQAAEGEEDDNMQIDNKYEQEGEENDNELNAGDAYNRRYGNRGGFVRGRERNRYSGGATSYDFYERNNEKDAEDNNSNLREVYDEDGHKAIFVGASDPNNYDVLQRFCFEKPYVKTTRCDRVKLGFRNYWFYDADERQCQIFTTNNCDENKNKFRTLSACEGTCLLPHSLYLSQPGQDEDNDNRWSRQFGESASLVKKRKKKSGRKNRKRKQKDYVGNIRNYSHK from the exons ATGAATTGGTTAGCATTGATAATTTCCATTTCGGCGACAATTAACATAGCGCTAGGCTGCAGCCGCGTACCGCCGGGCACAACGTCGCCCAAATCACCAGTCGACGAGAGTTTCATGGTGTCGATAGCCGGAAACCCACAGTCATATATACCGGGGCAGAAGTACAATG TCACGCTCATCGCCTACAATGATCTGTCATTCATCAGCTTCATATTGGCTTTGGAGAGCGCCAGTGAGGCTGACGGTCAGTCGGATTTTGGTAGATTGGGTTATTTTGAGATTACCGATTTGGCAGAAACACGTTTCAGTCCGCGTTGCCCAAATCTTGTGGAGAACACCAATACGAATGTGAAGACACGTGTGGAAGTAACTTGGGTGGCGCCGTCAACTACTGGCAATGGTTGTGTGCTCATCAAGGCCACTGTGACGCAGCACCGCGATGTCTGGTTTATGGATGATGGATTTTTAACGAAACGCATTTGCGAGGAAGAAGTTGATGACGTTGATACACAACCGACTATAATGGATCCTTGTTGTGCTTGTGACGAGGCGAAATATGAG cTCACTTTCGAGGGCAAGTGGTCACGTCACACACATCCTAAGGACTTCCCCGCCAATAGTTGGCGCACCAGATTTAGCGATATTATTGGCGCTTCACACACTATCGATTATAGGTTTTGGACTTATGGTGAGTTGGCGAGTGAAGGTCTGCGCGAAGTCGCTGAACATGGTTCAACCCGAACGCTGGAGAGCGAGTTGAAGGATCAG AGTGACCAGATAAGGACTATCATTAAAGCGCGCGGCATCTCCTATCCGAATGTGACGGGTAAAACTTTCGCAGTTTTTCGCGTGGACTCGAAACATCATGTAATATCACTGGTGTCCATGATAGACCCGTCACCAGATTGGATTGTTGGCATATCTGGGTTAGAGCTATGCCTAGCCAACTGCTCATGGGTCGAGAATAAAGTGCACAATCTTTATCCATGGGATGCGGGCACAGATAGCGGACCCTCCTACATG TCCGCCGATCAGCCGCAAGTGCCGCCTGACGTGATTCGACGCATCAAATCGAATTTTCCAAATGATCCACGCTCACCTTTCTATGATCCCACTGGCGCACCAATGAAACCGCTTGCTACACTGCATATAAATCGGCGTAGATTGTATGAGAAGACGTGTAAAAAACCAGAAG AGGATGAGTCTGAGGAATGCGCCACATATCCTTGGGGTCATTGGAGTGAGTGTAGCGCCAAATGTGGACCAGGCACACAGCAACGTACACGCGAGTATAAACAACCCGCAGTGGCAAGACGTTCGAAATGTCGCAGCGCCTTACGTGAGGAGCAACCCTGTAATGGTCGCAGATGCGGCAGTACAAATGAAGAAAACACAGAGGAAGGTGAGAATCTAGATGAAATACAAATTGGTCCACATGAAAATCCCGAATGCGCGATATCGGACTGGAGCGAGTGGTCTAGTTGTTCGGCCACTTGTGGTGCCGGCGTCATAGTGCGAACGCGTCATTATCTCAATCCGCGTGCGAAAAAGAAGTGTCAG aaagtGAGTAGGGTGCGTCTACAGGAGACGCGCAAATGCGAAGGCCCTGAATGTGGTGGCGATCTGGCAAATGCTGGTGCTGAAGCTGAGGCTAACGGTGAAGGTGATGAAGCTGCAGCCGAAGAAGGCAATGCTGTGGAGAATGAATTGAGCGAGGGCACAAGTTCATTTTATGGCGATAACAACAATGGTTTTCGCCAGTTCAAAAGCTATAGTCAGAAGCGTGAAGACTACATACCACCTGAATGCGGCGTTTCACCTTGGTCTGATTTCTCGCCATGCATAGGCTCTTGCGGCAGCGTTGGTTATCGTCAAAGACAGCGTAAAATCTGGAACAACGATGAGGTTTACGGTGTGGTGAATCCCAAATCGGATGGTAGTAATCCGTGTCGTCATATTAAACGTGAGGAAATTGTTAATTGCACAAACCCCGCCTGCGATACTATCGTGCCACACTTTTGTTATGCCAATCTCAAGATTAGTCCATGTCGCGATGGCGAAGTTACCAACTATTGGTACTACGATTACCCCACCGATCAATGCGCCATCTTTTGGGCTGATAAATGTGACAAGAATCAAAATAAGTTTCCCTCGAAGGAAGAGTGTGAGGGAACCTGTCGGCGTCCACGTCAAAAATTGGATTTGCAAAGTGAGAGTTTACGTTTGGAGCAACAACCGGTCGATTGCATTGTCTCCGAATGGGATGCGCGTCCATGTAATGTGACCTGTGGCGAAGGTATGTTAATAAAAACGCGCCGCGTACTGCGACGCGCAAAATACGGTGGCAAACCGTGTCCCAAACACTTAGTGCGTTTGGAGAAATGCTACCAAAGCTGCGATGAAGTATACACAATTAGCGGCGGCATTAATTTCGGTGGCAACACTGGTGATCCCAACGACTATGACGCCGTAAATCGCAATCGTGGCACTTATGTGAGCGCACGACAGGTGGCGAAGAAGGACGATTGTCGCTACTCGGAGTGGACGGCTTGGACGCCATGCACCGCGAGTTGCGGCGACAATTCCATGCGTCAGAAGACAAGAACTCTGCTCAACACTGAAATCAGCTACAGATGTAAGGATCGTGTGCGTGTGGAGAAATGTACCGTAATGCCGTGTCTCTTGGAGAGTAACGATCAGGATAGTGAGTGG GGTGAAATCGTGTGCGCCATGCTCACGTGGTTACATTTGTTGTTCGTGTTCCTATTTATACGCGACTCTTGGGAAATCTGTGATCGCAGACCGCAAGGTGCTACGGATGAACGCTCCGCGGTCGATGAGAACTTTCAAGTGTTGATCGAAGGCAATCCAAAGACCTATATACCAGGACAGTCTTATAATA TTAGCTTATCTGTTGACGTTGCTCTCAAGTTTCTCAGCTTCACGCTGGTTGTAGAGAGTGAAGATGATAATATACGCCCTACGCCCGACACTGTCGGCTACTTTGAGCTCATCGACAAGGCCGAGACGCGTTTCAGTACGCAGTGTGAGAATATGATCGAAAGTACAAATGCGAATACAAAAGTACGTGTCAGCGTTGGTTGGGTGGCGCCAAACGGCGGTTGTGTACTCATCAAGGCGGCGGTACTGCAACACCGTAGTGTCTGGTATATAGACGACGGTTTTCTTACGAAACGCATTTGTGCGGAAGAGATTGATGAAGTGAACAGTCAGACGCCGGCATTGGATGTGTGTTGCGCGTGTGATGAGGCAAAATACGAG CTGATTGTGGAGCGCAAATGGGGTCGCAATACACATCCGCATGATTTTCCCGCAGAATCTTGGCGCACACGTTTCAGTGAGCTCATTGGTGCATCGCATACGCAAGATTACCGTTTCTGGCAATATGGTGAGCTCGCGAGCCGTGGTCTACAAGAGATGGCGGAACATGGCGCCACACGTCTGCTGGAAATGGAAATCAAGGTGACGCTTTGTAACCACATAACTTAAGTAAGATAAGTGATCAATTA ATTGCAGAGCGGCAATGTACGCACGATTATCAAGGCACCGGGCATTATATATCGCCAAAATACTGCCAGCACCACGCTAGCAAATGTGCGCGTAGATCGAGAAAACCATGTCATATCATTGGTCTCGAAAATTGAACCTTCGCCCGACTGGATTTTAGGCGTTGCCGGTTTGGAGTTGTGCTTGGAGAATTGCACTTGGGTTAATGAAAAAGTGTTAAATTTATACCCTTGGGATATCGGCACCGATGCTGGTCCATCTTATATG TCGCCAGATCAGCCGCAAAAACCACCAGACGTGGTGCGTCGCATAACTTCCACCTCACCGAATGATCAGCGTTCGCCATTTTATGAGGAGACTGGCAAACCAATGAAAGCGTTGGCTACTTTGTATGTACGCCGCAAGAAGTTGTATGAACGCGAATGTGATTCGG GTGAAGTCATGCCATTAGAATGTGCCACACACCCATGGAGCACTTGGAGTGAGTGTACAACACGTTGCGGACCCGGTACACAATACCGTACGCGCGCATATAAAGATCCCGACTTGGCGGCTAGCTTTAGTTGTCAAGTAGTGCTGAGACAGGCACAAAAGTGCATAGGCGAACAATGTCGTATACCCGACGTAGAGCCCGATGAAACTGAAGCAGCCGGTTGCGAATTGACACCCTGGTCGACATGGAGCGTATGTTCAAGACGGTGTGGACGTGGGTACATGACACGCAGCCGTGAGTATCTTAATCCATATGAACGTGAGCAATGCTTG AACGACAACCCTGTAGAGCTAGAGCAAAGGCGAGATTGTGACGGTCGTGACTGCGGTGCTAGGCGTACACAACAAGATCGCGATGAAGACGTCGATGAAAATGACAATGATAACTTAGCTGTGGAAGATATTGAGCGCAATGAAGAGATTAATGTTAACGAAGACGAAGAAAATGCTGCTGACTATGCTAATCGCCTGCCACAGCCAGAATTGTTTGGACGTCGTCGCCCGGAGTTTCCAAACAGGCGCACGAATTCACTCTACAACGGACGCCAAACAGTTTGGGGTGAAAACGATAATTTTGATCAGGCAGCTGAAGGTGAAGAAGATGATAATATGCAAATTGACAATAAATACGAGCAGGAAGGTGAAGAGAACGACAATGAACTGAATGCTGGCGATGCTTACAATCGCCGATATGGCAATCGTGGCGGCTTTGTGCGTGGTCGTGAGCGAAATCGTTATAGCGGCGGTGCAACAAGCTATGATTTTTACGAACGCAACAATGAGAAAGACGCTGAAGACAACAACTCTAATTTACGTGAAGTTTACGATGAGGATGGACATAAAGCTATCTTCGTGGGAGCCAGTGATCCAAACAATTACGATGTGTTACAacgattttgttttgaaaaaccCTATGTAAAAACAACGCGTTGTGATCGCGTTAAATTAGGTTTTCGTAATTACTGGTTTTACGACGCGGATGAACGCCAATGCCAAATTTTCACCACCAATAATTgtgatgaaaataaaaataaattcagaaCGCTGTCGGCATGTGAAGGTACCTGTCTTTTGCCGCACAGTCTCTATTTAAGTCAGCCAGGTCAGGATGAGGATAATGACAATCGCTGGAGTCGGCAATTTGGTGAGTCGGCATCATTGGTGAAGAAACGGAAAAAGAAGAGCGGACGTAAGAATCGTAAACGTAAACAAAAAGATTACGTCGGTAATATAAGGAACTACTCGCATAAGTGA